A window of the Azospirillum formosense genome harbors these coding sequences:
- a CDS encoding phospholipid methyltransferase, which yields MGSVTPSSGALCRLIGEQVLCGPDQVVVEFGGGTGAITKALLQRGIPGNRIFTFEIDDHLSRFLRGHYPDVNVVHDDCRKAADILGPELVGKVGTVVIGIPMLNLPMRAQKEVVEACFRILPEGGRFVLYTYGLVSPLNQRALGVKGKRLGFTPLNVPPASVWGYWKAKP from the coding sequence ATGGGTTCCGTTACACCATCCTCGGGCGCGCTCTGCCGGCTGATCGGCGAGCAGGTGCTGTGCGGGCCGGATCAGGTCGTCGTGGAGTTCGGCGGCGGCACCGGCGCCATCACCAAGGCCCTGCTCCAGCGCGGCATCCCGGGCAACCGCATCTTCACCTTCGAGATCGACGACCATCTGTCGCGCTTCCTGCGCGGCCATTACCCGGACGTCAACGTCGTCCATGACGACTGCCGCAAGGCCGCCGACATCCTCGGTCCGGAGCTGGTCGGCAAGGTCGGCACGGTGGTCATCGGCATCCCCATGCTGAACCTGCCGATGCGCGCCCAGAAGGAGGTCGTCGAGGCCTGCTTCCGCATCCTTCCCGAGGGCGGGCGCTTCGTTCTCTACACCTACGGCCTCGTGTCGCCGCTGAACCAGCGCGCGCTGGGCGTCAAGGGCAAGCGGCTGGGCTTCACCCCGCTGAACGTCCCGCCCGCCTCCGTCTGGGGCTATTGGAAAGCCAAGCCCTAA
- a CDS encoding SDR family oxidoreductase — translation MDLGIAGRRAIVCAASKGLGKACALALAREGVAVTITARGRDLLEAAAEEIRKETGATVTTAVGDIATEEGRAAALAACPEPDILVNNAGGPPPGDFRDWDRDDWVRAVEANMLAPIFLIKATVDGMIGRRFGRIVNVTSAAVKAPIPILGLSNGARAGLTGFVAGLSRQTVRHNVTINNLLPGPFETDRLRATMEGGAKANNRSLDEEMDLRRAGNPSGRFGDPAEFGAACAFLCSAHAGFMTGQNVLMDGGAYAGTL, via the coding sequence ATGGATCTGGGAATCGCCGGACGCCGCGCCATCGTGTGCGCAGCCAGCAAGGGACTGGGTAAGGCCTGCGCGCTGGCGCTGGCGCGCGAAGGGGTGGCGGTCACCATCACCGCCCGTGGCCGCGACCTGCTGGAGGCCGCCGCGGAGGAGATCCGCAAGGAGACCGGCGCCACCGTGACAACCGCCGTCGGCGACATCGCGACGGAGGAGGGGCGCGCCGCCGCGCTGGCCGCCTGTCCGGAGCCGGACATCCTGGTCAACAACGCGGGCGGCCCGCCGCCGGGCGATTTCCGCGACTGGGACCGCGACGACTGGGTCCGCGCCGTCGAGGCCAACATGCTGGCCCCGATCTTCCTCATCAAGGCGACGGTGGACGGCATGATCGGCCGCCGCTTCGGGCGGATCGTCAACGTCACCTCGGCGGCGGTGAAGGCGCCGATCCCAATCCTCGGCCTGTCCAACGGGGCGCGGGCCGGGCTGACCGGCTTCGTCGCCGGGCTGTCGCGCCAGACCGTGCGCCACAACGTGACGATCAACAACCTGCTGCCCGGCCCCTTCGAGACCGACCGCCTGCGCGCCACCATGGAAGGCGGGGCCAAGGCCAACAACCGCAGCCTGGACGAGGAGATGGACCTCCGCCGCGCCGGCAACCCGTCCGGCCGCTTCGGCGATCCGGCGGAGTTCGGCGCGGCCTGCGCCTTCCTCTGCTCCGCCCACGCCGGCTTCATGACCGGCCAGAACGTCCTGATGGACGGCGGCGCCTACGCGGGGACGCTGTAG
- a CDS encoding ABC-F family ATP-binding cassette domain-containing protein — MLHINDLTFRYGGRVLFDRATAVVSKGHRVALVGRNGTGKSTLLKLIAGQLQTDAGAIGVPTGTKIGMVAQEAPSGATTLIDAVLAADTERTALLAEAETATDPMRIGEIHARLADIEAHSAPSRAAQVLSGLGFDADAQARPCSDFSGGWRMRVALAGVLFARPDLLLLDEPTNHLDLEATIWLEGYLKNYPHTILLVSHDRDLLNSVPTTTIHVDQGKLVTYAGNYDQFLKQRRANMERLQAMATKQEAKRKHMMAFVERFRYKATKARQAQSRLKALEKLETITLMEDDAEVVFNFPQPDEMAPPLIALDGVTIGYGDRAILRRVNLRIDMDDRIALLGANGNGKSTLVKLLAGRLEAMAGEVKRPTKLRVGYFAQHQQDELDLSLTPIQQTQRIMPLAPEEKVRAHLGRFGFQQSKAETRIADLSGGEKARLLLALMSRETPHILMLDEPTNHLDVDSREALIEAINGFEGAVILISHDPHLIELTADRLLLVADGTVQPYDGDLDDYRRFLLDRARAERAAAKGGETVDAGASRKDQRRAAAEARAALAPLKKKATDAESQVNKLTEEKRRIEGKLADPALYSGPSDKLQKLQIDLGVVDKKLSVAEEAWLEHLEAYESAAAEAGV; from the coding sequence ATGCTGCACATCAACGACCTGACGTTCCGCTACGGCGGACGTGTGCTGTTCGACCGCGCCACCGCGGTCGTGTCGAAGGGCCACCGCGTGGCGCTGGTCGGCCGCAACGGCACCGGAAAATCCACCCTCCTCAAGCTCATCGCCGGCCAGCTCCAGACGGACGCCGGAGCCATCGGCGTTCCCACCGGCACCAAGATCGGCATGGTGGCGCAGGAGGCCCCCAGCGGCGCCACCACCCTGATCGACGCCGTCCTGGCCGCCGACACGGAGCGCACCGCCCTGCTGGCCGAGGCCGAGACGGCCACCGACCCCATGCGCATCGGCGAGATCCACGCCCGGCTGGCCGACATCGAGGCCCATTCGGCGCCCTCGCGCGCCGCCCAGGTGCTGTCCGGACTGGGCTTCGACGCCGACGCGCAGGCCCGGCCCTGTTCCGACTTCTCGGGCGGCTGGCGGATGCGCGTGGCGCTGGCCGGCGTGCTGTTCGCCCGGCCCGACCTGCTGCTGCTCGACGAGCCGACCAACCACCTCGATCTGGAGGCGACCATCTGGCTGGAGGGGTACCTCAAGAACTACCCCCACACGATCCTGCTGGTCAGCCACGACCGCGACCTCTTGAACTCGGTCCCCACGACGACCATCCATGTGGACCAGGGCAAGCTGGTGACCTACGCCGGCAACTACGACCAGTTCCTCAAGCAGCGCCGCGCCAACATGGAGCGGCTGCAGGCCATGGCGACCAAGCAGGAGGCCAAGCGCAAGCACATGATGGCCTTCGTCGAACGCTTCCGCTACAAGGCGACCAAGGCCCGGCAGGCGCAGAGCCGCCTGAAGGCCCTGGAGAAGCTGGAGACCATCACGCTGATGGAGGACGACGCCGAGGTCGTCTTCAATTTCCCCCAGCCGGACGAGATGGCCCCGCCGCTGATCGCGCTGGACGGGGTGACCATCGGTTACGGCGACCGCGCCATCCTGCGCCGCGTCAACCTGCGCATCGACATGGACGACCGCATCGCCCTGCTCGGCGCCAACGGCAACGGCAAGTCCACGCTGGTGAAGCTGCTGGCCGGGCGGCTGGAGGCGATGGCCGGCGAGGTGAAGCGCCCGACCAAGCTGCGCGTCGGCTATTTCGCCCAGCACCAGCAGGACGAGTTGGACCTGTCGCTGACCCCGATCCAGCAGACCCAGCGCATCATGCCGCTGGCGCCGGAGGAGAAGGTCCGCGCCCATCTCGGCCGCTTCGGCTTCCAGCAGAGCAAGGCGGAAACCCGCATCGCCGACCTGTCCGGCGGCGAGAAGGCCCGGCTGCTGCTGGCGCTGATGAGCCGCGAGACGCCGCACATCCTGATGCTCGACGAACCGACCAACCATCTCGACGTGGACAGCCGCGAGGCGCTGATCGAGGCGATCAACGGGTTCGAGGGCGCGGTCATTCTCATCAGCCACGACCCGCACCTGATCGAGCTGACCGCCGACCGGCTGCTGCTGGTGGCCGACGGCACGGTGCAGCCCTACGACGGCGACCTCGACGACTACCGCCGCTTCCTGCTCGACCGCGCCCGGGCCGAGCGCGCTGCCGCCAAGGGCGGCGAGACGGTGGATGCCGGGGCCAGCCGCAAGGACCAGCGCCGCGCCGCGGCGGAGGCCCGCGCCGCCCTGGCCCCGCTGAAGAAGAAGGCCACCGATGCGGAGTCGCAGGTCAACAAGCTGACCGAGGAGAAGCGCAGGATCGAGGGGAAGCTGGCCGATCCCGCCCTCTACAGCGGTCCCAGCGACAAGCTGCAGAAGCTGCAGATCGACCTCGGCGTCGTGGACAAGAAGCTGTCCGTCGCCGAGGAGGCGTGGCTGGAGCATCTCGAAGCCTATGAGTCGGCGGCTGCGGAGGCCGGCGTATGA
- the purM gene encoding phosphoribosylformylglycinamidine cyclo-ligase, with amino-acid sequence MSTQSNNTSDAYKQAGVDIDAGNALVDAIKPLARSTARPGSDAGLGGFGALFDLRAAGYHDPLLVATTDGVGTKLKVAILANRHDTVGIDLVAMCVNDLVVQGAEPLLFLDYYATGKLDVAAGRAIVAGIAEGCRQAGCALVGGETAEMPGMYAEGDYDLAGFSVGAVERKDALTGATVQDGDVVLGLASSGVHSNGYSLVRKLVEKSGLGYDSPCPWDAGKTLGEALLTPTRIYVKSTLAAVRAGTVRAMAHITGGGLIENIPRVLPDGLGVTLDASKWPLPPVFNWLMKTGGLTPLDMARTFNTGLGMVVVVPADKAQQAAGILAQGGETVFTVGTVHAVKDGDARVTVTGMDTAWSA; translated from the coding sequence ATCAGCACCCAGTCTAATAACACGTCCGACGCCTACAAGCAGGCCGGCGTGGACATTGATGCGGGCAACGCGCTCGTTGACGCGATCAAGCCGCTCGCCCGTTCCACCGCGCGCCCGGGCTCCGACGCCGGGCTGGGCGGGTTCGGCGCCCTGTTCGACCTGCGCGCGGCCGGGTATCACGACCCGCTGCTGGTCGCCACCACGGACGGCGTCGGCACCAAGCTGAAGGTCGCCATCCTGGCGAACCGTCACGACACGGTGGGCATCGACCTCGTCGCGATGTGCGTGAACGACCTCGTCGTCCAGGGCGCTGAGCCGCTGCTGTTCCTCGACTATTACGCCACGGGCAAGCTGGACGTCGCCGCGGGCCGCGCCATCGTCGCCGGCATCGCGGAAGGCTGCCGCCAGGCCGGCTGCGCGCTGGTCGGCGGCGAGACGGCGGAAATGCCGGGCATGTACGCCGAGGGCGACTACGACCTCGCCGGCTTCTCGGTCGGCGCCGTGGAGCGCAAGGACGCGCTGACCGGCGCCACCGTGCAGGACGGCGACGTCGTGCTCGGCCTCGCCTCCTCCGGCGTGCATTCCAACGGCTACTCGCTGGTCCGCAAGCTGGTGGAAAAGTCCGGCCTCGGCTACGACTCGCCCTGCCCCTGGGACGCCGGGAAGACGCTGGGCGAGGCCCTGCTGACCCCGACCCGCATCTATGTGAAGAGCACGCTGGCCGCGGTGCGCGCCGGCACGGTGCGGGCGATGGCCCACATCACCGGCGGCGGCCTGATCGAGAACATCCCGCGCGTCCTGCCGGACGGGCTGGGCGTCACGCTCGACGCGTCCAAGTGGCCGCTGCCGCCGGTCTTCAACTGGCTGATGAAGACGGGCGGGCTGACCCCGCTGGACATGGCGCGCACCTTCAACACCGGCCTCGGCATGGTCGTCGTGGTCCCGGCGGACAAGGCGCAGCAGGCGGCCGGGATCCTGGCCCAGGGCGGCGAGACGGTCTTCACCGTCGGCACCGTCCACGCGGTCAAGGACGGCGACGCCCGCGTCACCGTCACCGGCATGGACACGGCATGGTCGGCCTGA
- the purN gene encoding phosphoribosylglycinamide formyltransferase gives MVGLTSNALKVGVLISGRGSNLQALIDACAAPDFPADIALVLSNKADAYGLERAAAAGVPVAVVSHRDFPGDKRSFEEAMDARLRGAGVELVCLAGFMRLLSPWFVERWHDRMINIHPSLLPSFKGLDTHRRALDAGVRFHGCTVHYVRPEMDEGPIIAQAAVPVLPGDDADRLSARVLEAEHRLYPQALRLIAEGRARVEEGRVTLSGPAADLPTLINPPA, from the coding sequence ATGGTCGGCCTGACGTCCAACGCCCTGAAGGTTGGAGTCCTGATTTCCGGGCGCGGCAGCAATCTGCAGGCGTTGATCGACGCCTGCGCCGCCCCGGACTTTCCGGCGGACATCGCTCTGGTGCTCTCCAACAAGGCCGACGCCTATGGGTTGGAGCGCGCCGCCGCCGCCGGAGTGCCCGTCGCCGTGGTCAGCCACCGCGACTTCCCCGGAGACAAGCGGTCGTTCGAGGAGGCCATGGACGCGCGCCTGCGCGGGGCGGGCGTCGAGTTGGTCTGTCTGGCCGGCTTCATGCGGCTGCTGTCGCCCTGGTTCGTCGAGCGCTGGCACGACCGGATGATCAACATCCACCCGTCGCTCCTGCCCTCCTTCAAGGGGCTGGACACGCACCGCCGGGCGCTGGACGCCGGTGTGCGCTTCCACGGCTGCACCGTGCATTACGTGCGTCCGGAGATGGACGAGGGGCCGATCATCGCCCAGGCCGCGGTGCCGGTCCTGCCCGGCGACGACGCCGACCGGCTGTCCGCCCGCGTGCTGGAGGCCGAGCACCGGCTCTATCCCCAGGCGCTGCGCCTGATCGCCGAGGGCCGCGCCCGCGTCGAGGAGGGCCGGGTGACCCTGTCGGGCCCGGCGGCCGACCTGCCGACGCTGATCAACCCGCCGGCCTAA
- a CDS encoding DUF2066 domain-containing protein, whose protein sequence is MLHRRHAPLFAGFAAITVALAVPAGPVDAQVTGAAPPAVAAPAAPGTAPAAVQAADPFTVSGVKVDVSAANANAARDQAIRDAQVKAWAELYKRLVPSATTVPRVSDIELARLVQGFEIDDEKVSATRYVGSITVRFRPNPVRETLAGGGQQYVEPPARPYVILPVTVVDGRPVLWEDRTDWREAWEGRQSGASLVPLVVPDGELADISAIGVNEALSGDPEALARIAQRYNAGGVVVAKTDLPAGGLDLGRPLAVEVTHYTPDGARDQQTVNVKADMADRAGDFLTRATTFVSAAIDESYRRDNTVASGPEQSTLVRVPLASLNDWVETRKRLGMVNAVTRTDVLSISRYEALVALTHRGDVERLRQALARRDLGLARTGAVAAPVPVPAPGQPVPPAAPAPEWQLQVLAKGAGASSLAQPAAVSPAPVPAAPSAFPPATAVPSAYPGVTPAPVGAPQTAPGAPPRILGTLPATGTARP, encoded by the coding sequence ATGCTCCACCGCCGCCATGCGCCGCTGTTTGCGGGCTTCGCCGCCATCACCGTGGCCCTGGCCGTTCCGGCCGGCCCCGTGGACGCGCAGGTGACCGGCGCCGCTCCACCCGCGGTGGCGGCTCCGGCAGCGCCTGGAACGGCTCCGGCGGCGGTCCAGGCCGCGGACCCCTTCACCGTGTCGGGGGTGAAGGTGGACGTTAGTGCCGCCAACGCCAACGCCGCCCGCGACCAGGCGATCCGCGACGCGCAGGTGAAGGCCTGGGCCGAGCTGTACAAGCGCCTCGTCCCCTCCGCCACCACGGTTCCCCGGGTGTCGGACATCGAGCTCGCCCGGCTCGTCCAGGGCTTCGAGATCGACGACGAGAAGGTGTCGGCCACCCGCTATGTCGGCAGCATCACCGTGCGCTTCCGCCCCAACCCGGTGCGCGAGACGCTGGCCGGCGGCGGCCAGCAGTATGTCGAGCCTCCGGCCCGGCCCTACGTGATCCTGCCGGTCACCGTCGTGGACGGGCGCCCCGTCCTGTGGGAGGACCGCACCGACTGGCGCGAGGCCTGGGAGGGCCGGCAGAGCGGCGCCTCGCTGGTGCCGCTGGTCGTTCCCGACGGCGAGCTGGCCGACATCTCCGCCATCGGCGTGAACGAGGCGCTGTCCGGCGATCCCGAGGCGCTGGCCCGCATCGCCCAGCGCTACAACGCCGGGGGCGTGGTGGTCGCCAAGACCGACCTGCCGGCGGGAGGGCTGGATCTCGGCCGTCCGCTGGCGGTCGAGGTGACCCACTACACGCCCGACGGCGCGCGGGACCAGCAGACGGTCAACGTGAAGGCCGACATGGCCGACCGCGCCGGCGACTTCCTGACCCGCGCGACGACCTTCGTGTCGGCCGCCATCGACGAATCCTACCGCCGCGACAACACCGTGGCGAGCGGGCCGGAGCAGTCGACGCTGGTGCGCGTGCCGCTGGCCAGCCTCAACGATTGGGTGGAGACGCGCAAGCGGCTGGGCATGGTCAACGCCGTCACCCGCACCGACGTGCTGTCGATCAGCCGCTACGAGGCGCTGGTGGCGCTGACCCACCGCGGCGACGTGGAGCGGCTGCGCCAGGCGCTGGCCCGCCGCGACCTCGGCCTGGCCCGCACTGGGGCGGTCGCGGCGCCGGTGCCGGTCCCCGCTCCGGGCCAGCCGGTTCCGCCGGCCGCACCCGCGCCGGAATGGCAGCTCCAGGTGCTGGCGAAGGGCGCCGGGGCGTCGTCTCTGGCGCAACCCGCCGCCGTTTCTCCGGCGCCCGTCCCGGCGGCTCCGTCCGCCTTCCCGCCGGCCACCGCCGTGCCGTCGGCCTATCCCGGCGTGACGCCGGCCCCGGTCGGCGCGCCGCAGACAGCGCCGGGGGCGCCGCCGCGCATCCTGGGCACGCTGCCGGCCACCGGGACGGCGCGCCCATGA
- the ndk gene encoding nucleoside-diphosphate kinase: protein MAVERTLSIIKPDATRRNLTGKINAKFEDGGLRIVAQKRVQLSKAQAEQFYGVHRERPFFNDLVSFMISGPVVLQVLEGENAIARNREIMGATNPANAAEGTIRKEFAESIEANSVHGSDAPETAAQEIAFFFAGIELVG from the coding sequence ATGGCCGTCGAACGCACCCTCTCGATCATCAAGCCCGATGCCACCCGCCGCAACCTGACCGGCAAGATCAACGCCAAGTTCGAGGACGGCGGCCTGCGCATCGTCGCGCAGAAGCGCGTCCAGCTGTCCAAGGCCCAGGCCGAGCAGTTCTACGGCGTGCATCGCGAGCGTCCGTTCTTCAACGACCTCGTCTCCTTCATGATCTCCGGCCCGGTCGTGCTCCAGGTCCTGGAAGGCGAGAACGCCATCGCCCGCAACCGCGAGATCATGGGCGCCACCAACCCGGCCAACGCCGCCGAGGGCACCATCCGCAAGGAGTTCGCCGAGTCGATCGAGGCCAACTCGGTGCACGGCTCCGACGCTCCGGAGACCGCCGCCCAGGAGATCGCCTTCTTCTTCGCCGGCATCGAGCTGGTGGGCTGA
- a CDS encoding aa3-type cytochrome c oxidase subunit IV: MAVTEQGHNPVSEDVVRRHEAGWHAFTRFLTLATAGVIAVLVFMAIFLA; this comes from the coding sequence ATGGCGGTTACGGAGCAAGGCCACAATCCGGTCAGCGAGGATGTCGTCCGCCGCCACGAGGCGGGCTGGCACGCCTTCACCCGATTCCTGACGCTGGCGACCGCGGGCGTGATCGCCGTGCTGGTCTTCATGGCGATTTTCCTGGCCTGA
- a CDS encoding AI-2E family transporter, producing the protein MTAGKQIRFWLIGLGLFVLALWLLSGMLLPFVVGLAVAYLLDPVVDRVERWRLPRWLATTLVLLSFVLVLVLMGLLLLPLVQSQVSHLIEVLPNYANAARDRLMPMLDRLVHRLSPEDVERLRGAAGNYAGDVVGWVGRVLKHILSSGLALFDVLSVMFITPIVAFYLMRDWDILVAKVNGWLPLHHAATIREQAREVDETLAGFVRGQALVCLVLGVFYAVALSLAGLDFGLVIGLMAGLLSFIPYVGSLFGFVSSTGLALLQFDDPWRVAIVIAIFLFGQAVEGNVLTPKLVGEKVGLHAVWVIFALLAGGSLFGFVGVLLAVPVAAVIGVLTRFALGRYLESPYYRGTPS; encoded by the coding sequence GTGACGGCGGGCAAGCAGATCCGCTTCTGGCTGATCGGGCTTGGCCTGTTCGTTCTGGCGCTGTGGCTGCTGTCGGGCATGCTGCTGCCCTTCGTGGTCGGGCTGGCCGTCGCCTATCTGCTGGACCCGGTGGTCGACCGGGTCGAGCGCTGGCGCCTGCCGCGCTGGCTGGCGACGACGCTGGTGCTGCTGTCCTTCGTCCTGGTTCTGGTGCTGATGGGCCTTCTGCTGCTGCCGCTGGTGCAGTCGCAGGTGTCCCACCTGATCGAGGTGCTTCCCAACTACGCCAACGCGGCGCGGGACCGGCTGATGCCGATGCTCGACCGGCTGGTGCACCGCCTGTCGCCGGAGGACGTGGAGCGGCTGCGCGGCGCCGCCGGCAACTACGCCGGGGACGTCGTCGGCTGGGTCGGCCGGGTGCTGAAGCACATCCTGTCGAGCGGGCTGGCGCTGTTCGACGTGCTGTCGGTGATGTTCATCACGCCGATCGTCGCCTTCTACCTGATGCGCGACTGGGACATCCTGGTCGCCAAGGTGAACGGCTGGCTGCCTCTGCACCACGCCGCGACCATCCGCGAACAGGCCCGCGAGGTCGACGAGACGCTGGCCGGTTTCGTCCGCGGGCAGGCGCTGGTCTGCCTCGTGCTGGGCGTGTTCTACGCGGTGGCGCTGTCGCTGGCCGGGCTGGACTTCGGGCTGGTGATCGGGCTGATGGCGGGGCTTTTGTCCTTCATCCCCTATGTCGGCTCTCTGTTCGGATTCGTGTCGAGCACCGGGCTGGCCCTGCTGCAGTTCGACGACCCGTGGCGAGTCGCCATCGTCATCGCGATTTTCCTGTTCGGGCAGGCGGTGGAGGGCAACGTCCTGACGCCCAAGCTGGTGGGCGAGAAGGTCGGGCTGCACGCGGTCTGGGTGATCTTCGCCCTGCTGGCCGGCGGGTCGCTGTTCGGTTTTGTCGGCGTGTTGCTGGCGGTTCCGGTGGCGGCGGTGATCGGGGTGCTGACACGCTTCGCGTTGGGGCGCTATCTTGAGAGCCCCTACTACCGCGGTACCCCCTCCTGA
- a CDS encoding CDP-alcohol phosphatidyltransferase family protein — protein MSIPNIITFGRILVVPVAVYFILAGELGVAFWLFVGAGVSDAVDGAVARMFRARTVLGAYLDPIADKALLVSVYVSLGHIGVLPLWLVILVVFRDLMIIGGVMLLYTLKESLAMQPLYVSKINTAVQLSLAAAVLAPAGLGLPDFHLFGRELVPLLIWACAATTVLSGLAYVYRGGLLFSRHGGVP, from the coding sequence GTGAGCATTCCGAACATCATCACCTTCGGCCGCATCCTGGTGGTGCCGGTCGCCGTCTATTTCATCCTGGCCGGGGAGTTGGGGGTCGCCTTCTGGCTGTTCGTCGGGGCGGGGGTGTCCGACGCCGTGGACGGGGCCGTGGCCCGCATGTTCCGCGCCCGCACCGTGCTGGGCGCCTATCTCGACCCGATCGCCGACAAGGCGCTGCTGGTCAGCGTCTACGTCTCGCTGGGCCACATCGGCGTGCTGCCGCTGTGGCTGGTCATCCTGGTGGTGTTCCGCGACCTGATGATCATCGGCGGGGTGATGCTGCTCTACACGCTGAAGGAGTCGCTGGCCATGCAGCCGCTCTACGTCAGCAAGATCAACACGGCGGTGCAGCTGTCCCTGGCGGCGGCGGTGCTGGCCCCGGCGGGGCTGGGGCTGCCCGACTTCCACCTGTTCGGGCGGGAGCTGGTGCCGCTGCTGATCTGGGCCTGTGCCGCGACGACGGTGCTGTCGGGGCTGGCCTACGTCTACCGCGGCGGCCTCCTGTTCAGCCGGCACGGAGGGGTGCCGTGA
- a CDS encoding exopolysaccharide biosynthesis protein, whose amino-acid sequence MNVPRNVAFTGGASLPATVARRGRHEHGEERTSDVLAAFRANLPEGRVSLGDLIQALGDRSLGTILLALSLPTIAPVPLGVSCLFDLPILLFSAQMAFGKRGAALPGWILRRSVSRSLAARMIDKAMPRLTAIERMLKPRHSRFASIDGERWFGVLLLLLSLTCVVPLPLTGWLPGFALVLLSLGLIERDGAAVAVSLALTVAGLVFFALVASSLSYAGQTLLAATSYPAFMA is encoded by the coding sequence ATGAACGTGCCGCGCAACGTGGCCTTCACCGGAGGCGCCTCGCTTCCGGCGACCGTCGCCCGCCGCGGGCGGCATGAGCATGGTGAGGAGCGGACCTCCGACGTGCTGGCGGCCTTCCGCGCCAACCTGCCGGAGGGGCGGGTGTCGCTGGGCGACCTGATCCAGGCGCTGGGCGACCGCTCGCTGGGCACCATCCTGCTGGCCCTGTCGCTGCCCACCATCGCGCCGGTGCCGCTGGGCGTGTCCTGCCTGTTCGACCTGCCGATCCTTCTCTTCTCCGCCCAGATGGCCTTCGGCAAGCGCGGCGCCGCCCTGCCCGGCTGGATTCTGCGCCGCTCGGTCAGCCGCTCCCTCGCCGCCCGCATGATCGACAAGGCGATGCCGCGGCTGACCGCCATCGAACGGATGCTGAAGCCGCGCCACAGCCGCTTCGCCAGCATCGACGGGGAACGCTGGTTCGGCGTGCTGCTGCTGCTGCTGTCGCTGACCTGCGTGGTCCCGCTGCCGCTGACCGGCTGGCTGCCCGGCTTCGCCCTGGTCCTGCTGTCCCTGGGGCTGATCGAGCGCGACGGGGCCGCCGTCGCGGTCAGCCTCGCCCTCACCGTGGCCGGGCTGGTCTTCTTCGCTCTGGTCGCCAGCAGCCTGTCCTACGCCGGCCAGACCCTGCTGGCCGCCACGTCATATCCCGCGTTTATGGCATAG
- a CDS encoding DnaA/Hda family protein, with protein sequence MTLAAQIPLDLGHRAAMGCEDFLVAPSNAEAVAWLDRWPSWPAPALTLYGPDGCGKTHLGHVWRARSHAPIAMGDALDQIDPHALLARANAVVVEDADRVAGAPAREEALFHLYNLARDSGGHLLLLSRRPPSRWRMKLADLRSRIKAAPAVGVEAPDDALLAAVLVKLFADRQLRPGMDLITYLLTRMERSLEAAGRVVAALDRASLAAHRPLTVPLAREVLAGLEAGRGGDEDGSGNRRTPRHRVRSQQGTG encoded by the coding sequence ATGACATTAGCGGCCCAGATCCCGCTCGACCTCGGACACCGCGCCGCCATGGGCTGCGAGGATTTCCTCGTGGCGCCCAGCAACGCCGAGGCGGTGGCATGGCTCGACCGCTGGCCGTCCTGGCCGGCGCCGGCCCTGACGCTGTACGGGCCGGACGGTTGCGGCAAGACCCATCTGGGGCATGTCTGGCGGGCGCGCAGCCACGCTCCCATCGCCATGGGCGATGCTCTGGACCAGATCGACCCGCACGCGCTGCTGGCCCGCGCCAACGCCGTGGTGGTGGAGGACGCGGACCGCGTGGCCGGCGCCCCGGCGCGCGAGGAGGCGCTGTTCCACCTCTACAACCTCGCCCGCGACTCGGGCGGGCATCTGCTCCTGCTGTCGCGCCGCCCGCCGTCGCGCTGGCGGATGAAGCTGGCCGACCTGCGCTCCCGCATCAAGGCGGCCCCGGCGGTGGGGGTGGAGGCGCCGGACGACGCGCTGCTCGCCGCCGTGCTGGTCAAGCTGTTCGCCGACCGGCAGCTGCGGCCGGGCATGGACCTGATCACCTACCTGCTGACCCGGATGGAGCGGTCGCTGGAGGCGGCGGGGCGGGTGGTCGCGGCGCTTGACCGCGCGTCGCTGGCCGCGCACCGTCCCCTGACCGTGCCGCTGGCCCGCGAGGTGCTGGCCGGTCTGGAGGCCGGGAGGGGAGGAGACGAGGATGGATCTGGGAATCGCCGGACGCCGCGCCATCGTGTGCGCAGCCAGCAAGGGACTGGGTAA